From Halorubrum salinarum, the proteins below share one genomic window:
- a CDS encoding amidohydrolase family protein encodes MEELSGTVLAGESFEPVRGRVVVEDGRIAAVEETATESTDIVLPAFVNAHTHLGDSVAKEAAVGLSLDEAVAPPDSLKHRRLAAADRDELVSATRRTLRYMRRTGTVSALDFRESGPPGARALREAAEDTGVDPFIFGSGDPAVLDVADGYGASGANDDDFAAERAACEERGVPFAIHAGEPDATDIHPALDLDPDLLVHMVHAEEEHLERVADQSVPIAVCPRANAVLGVGTAPMRDLVDHATVALGTDNVMLNQPSMFREMATAAKRFDVTDREVLRMATAAGAEIAGLDCGVVEPGRRAALLVLDGDSDNTSGTADPVSAVVRRATGLDVKRVVG; translated from the coding sequence ATGGAAGAACTCTCGGGGACCGTCCTCGCCGGCGAGTCGTTCGAGCCGGTGCGGGGACGGGTCGTCGTCGAGGACGGGCGGATAGCGGCGGTCGAGGAGACGGCCACGGAGTCGACGGACATCGTGCTGCCGGCGTTCGTCAACGCGCACACCCACCTCGGGGACTCCGTCGCGAAGGAGGCGGCCGTCGGCCTCTCGCTCGACGAGGCCGTGGCGCCGCCGGACAGCCTGAAACACCGCCGGCTGGCGGCCGCCGACCGCGACGAACTGGTGTCGGCGACGCGTCGCACCCTCCGGTACATGCGCCGGACGGGCACGGTCTCCGCGCTGGACTTCCGCGAGTCGGGTCCTCCCGGCGCGCGCGCGCTCCGCGAGGCGGCCGAAGACACGGGCGTTGACCCGTTCATCTTCGGGAGCGGCGACCCGGCGGTGCTCGACGTGGCCGACGGTTACGGCGCCTCCGGCGCCAACGACGACGACTTCGCCGCCGAGCGCGCCGCCTGCGAGGAGCGCGGCGTCCCCTTCGCGATCCACGCGGGCGAGCCCGACGCGACGGACATCCACCCGGCGCTCGACCTGGACCCGGACCTGCTCGTCCACATGGTCCACGCCGAGGAAGAGCACCTCGAACGGGTCGCGGACCAGTCCGTTCCGATCGCGGTCTGTCCGCGCGCGAACGCGGTCCTCGGCGTCGGGACGGCGCCGATGCGCGACCTGGTGGACCACGCGACCGTCGCGCTCGGCACGGACAACGTCATGCTGAACCAGCCGTCGATGTTCCGCGAGATGGCGACCGCCGCGAAGCGGTTCGACGTGACCGACCGGGAGGTGCTGCGGATGGCCACCGCCGCCGGCGCCGAGATCGCCGGCCTCGACTGCGGCGTCGTCGAGCCCGGGCGGCGCGCGGCGCTGCTCGTCCTCGACGGCGACTCGGACAACACCTCCGGGACGGCCGACCCCGTCAGCGCCGTCGTCCGGCGCGCGACCGGGCTGGACGTGAAGCGGGTCGTCGGCTGA